The Punica granatum isolate Tunisia-2019 chromosome 4, ASM765513v2, whole genome shotgun sequence genome has a window encoding:
- the LOC116205424 gene encoding probable polyol transporter 4 isoform X1, which produces MGLGDGDANGVNGLDLGINKNRYKRMDSDFAEEDEAVMSHQDGGMRQHSTRKYVFACAIFASLNSVLLGYDVGVMSGAILFIQEDLHITEVQQEILVGILSIISILGSLAGGKTSDAVGRKWTIALAAIIFQVGGLIMCLAPSFYILMVGRLLAGIAIGFGVMIAPVYIAEISPTVARGSFTSFPEIFINLGILLGYISNYTFSGLPTHINWRVMLGVGILPSVFIAFALCVIPESPRWLVMQNRIEEARSVLLKTIDSEKEVEERLSEIQQAAGTANAEKYEEKAVWREFLNPSPGVRRMLITGCGIQVFQQITGIDALVYYSPTIFKDAGVKGNAQLLAATVGVGFTKTIFILIAIFVIDRIGRKPLLYVSTIGMTTCLLGLSITLGFLGNRTAGVGLAILFVCGNVAFFSIGLGPICWVLSSEIFPLRLRAQASGLGSVGGRVSSGLVAMTFLSLSHTITVGGTFFLFALISALAVLFVHNCVPETKGKSLEQIELLFQDENEWTKGGGEVELGDAERLVPKE; this is translated from the exons ATGGGATTGGGAGATGGGGATGCGAATGGGGTGAACGGGCTCGATCTAGGGATCAACAAGAACAGGTACAAGAGGATGGATTCCGATTTTGCAGAGGAGGACGAGGCTGTAATGTCGCACCAAGATGGGGGGATGAGGCAGCACAGTACCCGGAAGTACGTCTTCGCCTGCGCCATCTTTGCCTCTCTCAATTCCGTGCTCCTCGGCTATG ATGTGGGTGTCATGAGTGGAGCGATTTTATTTATACAGGAGGATCTGCACATCACGGAGGTCCAACAGGAAATCCTTGTTGGGATCTTAAGCATCATCTCTATCCTGGGCAGTTTAGCCGGTGGTAAAACCTCAGATGCAGTCGGCCGAAAATGGACCATTGCCCTTGCTGCGATTATCTTCCAGGTTGGTGGCCTCATAATGTGCCTCGCCCCCTCTTTTTACATCCTCATGGTAGGGAGGTTACTTGCCGGAATCGCGATCGGGTTTGGCGTCATGATTGCTCCGGTTTATATTGCTGAGATATCGCCTACCGTTGCCCGAGGCTCGTTCACTTCCTTCCCCGAGATATTCATAAACTTGGGAATCCTTCTGGGATACATCTCTAACTATACCTTCTCTGGACTCCCGACGCATATAAACTGGCGGGTGATGCTGGGCGTCGGGATCCTTCCCTCGGTCTTCATTGCGTTTGCCCTTTGTGTGATCCCTGAGTCTCCGAGGTGGTTGGTGATGCAAAACAGAATTGAAGAAGCAAGATCGGTCCTTTTAAAGACAATTGACTCGGAGAAAGAAGTAGAGGAGAGATTATCAGAGATCCAACAGGCTGCAGGAACTGCTAATGCAGAGAAATACGAAGAGAAAGCTGTGTGGCGAGAATTCTTAAACCCTTCACCAGGAGTTCGGAGAATGCTGATAACGGGCTGCGGGATTCAGGTCTTCCAGCAGATAACGGGAATCGATGCCTTGGTATATTACAGCCCCACGATCTTCAAAGATGCGGGGGTCAAGGGCAATGCTCAGCTCTTGGCTGCAACAGTTGGTGTAGGGTTCACAAAGACTATATTCATCTTGATAGCTATATTTGTTATCGATCGCATTGGCAGAAAGCCTTTGCTCTATGTGAGTACAATTGGGATGACGACTTGCTTGCTTGGGTTGAGCATTACTTTAGGTTTTCTTGGAAACAGGACAGCTGGGGTTGGGCTAGCAATTCTATTCGTTTGTGGGAACGTGGCCTTCTTCTCGATCGGGCTTGGACCTATTTGTTGGGTCTTGTCCTCAGAGATCTTCCCGCTGAGGCTGCGGGCCCAAGCATCAGGCCTCGGGTCAGTGGGAGGCCGGGTCAGTAGCGGTTTGGTTGCGATGAcattcctctctctttctcacaCTATTACTGTCGGGGGAACCTTCTTTCTCTTCGCATTGATATCGGCTCTGGCAGTTCTTTTTGTGCACAATTGTGTTCCCGAGACAAAAGGGAAGTCGTTGGAACAGATCGAGTTGCTCTTCCAGGATGAGAATGAATGGACAAAAGGCGGAGGTGAGGTGGAATTGGGAGATGCAGAGCGTTTGGTGCCGAAAGAATAA
- the LOC116205424 gene encoding probable polyol transporter 4 isoform X2 produces the protein MEDLHITEVQQEILVGILSIISILGSLAGGKTSDAVGRKWTIALAAIIFQVGGLIMCLAPSFYILMVGRLLAGIAIGFGVMIAPVYIAEISPTVARGSFTSFPEIFINLGILLGYISNYTFSGLPTHINWRVMLGVGILPSVFIAFALCVIPESPRWLVMQNRIEEARSVLLKTIDSEKEVEERLSEIQQAAGTANAEKYEEKAVWREFLNPSPGVRRMLITGCGIQVFQQITGIDALVYYSPTIFKDAGVKGNAQLLAATVGVGFTKTIFILIAIFVIDRIGRKPLLYVSTIGMTTCLLGLSITLGFLGNRTAGVGLAILFVCGNVAFFSIGLGPICWVLSSEIFPLRLRAQASGLGSVGGRVSSGLVAMTFLSLSHTITVGGTFFLFALISALAVLFVHNCVPETKGKSLEQIELLFQDENEWTKGGGEVELGDAERLVPKE, from the exons ATG GAGGATCTGCACATCACGGAGGTCCAACAGGAAATCCTTGTTGGGATCTTAAGCATCATCTCTATCCTGGGCAGTTTAGCCGGTGGTAAAACCTCAGATGCAGTCGGCCGAAAATGGACCATTGCCCTTGCTGCGATTATCTTCCAGGTTGGTGGCCTCATAATGTGCCTCGCCCCCTCTTTTTACATCCTCATGGTAGGGAGGTTACTTGCCGGAATCGCGATCGGGTTTGGCGTCATGATTGCTCCGGTTTATATTGCTGAGATATCGCCTACCGTTGCCCGAGGCTCGTTCACTTCCTTCCCCGAGATATTCATAAACTTGGGAATCCTTCTGGGATACATCTCTAACTATACCTTCTCTGGACTCCCGACGCATATAAACTGGCGGGTGATGCTGGGCGTCGGGATCCTTCCCTCGGTCTTCATTGCGTTTGCCCTTTGTGTGATCCCTGAGTCTCCGAGGTGGTTGGTGATGCAAAACAGAATTGAAGAAGCAAGATCGGTCCTTTTAAAGACAATTGACTCGGAGAAAGAAGTAGAGGAGAGATTATCAGAGATCCAACAGGCTGCAGGAACTGCTAATGCAGAGAAATACGAAGAGAAAGCTGTGTGGCGAGAATTCTTAAACCCTTCACCAGGAGTTCGGAGAATGCTGATAACGGGCTGCGGGATTCAGGTCTTCCAGCAGATAACGGGAATCGATGCCTTGGTATATTACAGCCCCACGATCTTCAAAGATGCGGGGGTCAAGGGCAATGCTCAGCTCTTGGCTGCAACAGTTGGTGTAGGGTTCACAAAGACTATATTCATCTTGATAGCTATATTTGTTATCGATCGCATTGGCAGAAAGCCTTTGCTCTATGTGAGTACAATTGGGATGACGACTTGCTTGCTTGGGTTGAGCATTACTTTAGGTTTTCTTGGAAACAGGACAGCTGGGGTTGGGCTAGCAATTCTATTCGTTTGTGGGAACGTGGCCTTCTTCTCGATCGGGCTTGGACCTATTTGTTGGGTCTTGTCCTCAGAGATCTTCCCGCTGAGGCTGCGGGCCCAAGCATCAGGCCTCGGGTCAGTGGGAGGCCGGGTCAGTAGCGGTTTGGTTGCGATGAcattcctctctctttctcacaCTATTACTGTCGGGGGAACCTTCTTTCTCTTCGCATTGATATCGGCTCTGGCAGTTCTTTTTGTGCACAATTGTGTTCCCGAGACAAAAGGGAAGTCGTTGGAACAGATCGAGTTGCTCTTCCAGGATGAGAATGAATGGACAAAAGGCGGAGGTGAGGTGGAATTGGGAGATGCAGAGCGTTTGGTGCCGAAAGAATAA
- the LOC116202745 gene encoding uncharacterized protein At4g19900 — MSIVDSSSKLVDPRNRHFSRCSLLRHAAGVKRGFLDALYRLPTSVLALLLLFFLAFNALSIFSVRVTLPPARIPPEPRRPSTVMYAVRTDDPPLVAKIHLPVLQKDQSLSLPGRNLSSYRPRRAKRRRLSLSLKSLPLRPQPRGQFSARVKGFFRNSTCKLRFFMTWISSPDSFGERDTFALESLFHSQPSACLVIVSSTMDSARGNRILTAFQEKGFKVMAVSPDFAYLFKNTHAQLWFNKLVKGTVDPGEVALGQNLSNLLRLSLLYKFGGVYIDTDVVILRSFVGLRNVIGAQTVHAGTGNWSRLNNAVLVFDKNHPLLFKFIEEFALTFNGNKWGHNGPYLVSRVVARVSGRPGFNFTVLPPSAFYPVDWSRVRNLFRGPRGQLHSKWLLNKFRHISRESYAVHLWNRQSRKIRIEEGSIVNRILSAHCVFCNKSISEL; from the coding sequence ATGTCCATTGTCGACAGTTCCTCAAAACTTGTCGACCCAAGAAATCGTCACTTCTCTCGGTGCTCCCTCCTCCGCCATGCGGCGGGCGTCaagagaggatttcttgatgCTCTGTACCGGCTGCCCACCTCCGTCCTCGCCCTGCTCCTGCTCTTCTTCCTGGCCTTCAATGCCCTCTCCATCTTCTCCGTCCGGGTCACCCTCCCGCCCGCCAGGATCCCGCCGGAGCCGAGGCGCCCCTCCACGGTGATGTACGCAGTGCGGACCGACGACCCGCCTCTCGTCGCGAAGATTCATTTGCCGGTCCTGCAAAAGGACCAGTCTTTGTCCCTCCCCGGCCGGAACCTCTCCTCCTACCGGCCGAGGCGGGCGAAAAGGCGGAGGCTTTCGCTTTCGCTCAAATCCCTGCCCCTCCGGCCGCAGCCGAGGGGCCAGTTCTCGGCCCGAGTGAAGGGCTTTTTCAGGAATTCAACCTGTAAGTTGAGGTTCTTCATGACATGGATCAGCTCACCGGACTCGTTTGGGGAGAGAGATACTTTTGCCCTCGAGAGTCTGTTCCATTCCCAACCCAGCGCCTGCTTGGTGATCGTCTCGAGCACGATGGACTCCGCCCGGGGAAACCGAATCCTGACGGCATTTCAGGAAAAGGGCTTCAAGGTCATGGCGGTTTCGCCCGACTTCGCGTACTTGTTCAAGAACACTCATGCCCAGCTATGGTTCAACAAGCTGGTCAAAGGGACCGTTGACCCCGGCGAGGTTGCACTGGGTCAAAACCTCTCCAATCTTCTCAGGCTCTCATTGCTGTATAAGTTCGGCGGTGTCTACATAGACACCGACGTCGTCATCCTGCGGAGCTTCGTTGGGCTGAGGAATGTGATCGGAGCGCAGACGGTCCATGCTGGGACTGGGAATTGGAGCCGACTCAACAATGCCGTCCTTGTTTTCGATAAGAACCACCCCCTGCTGTTCAAGTTCATTGAGGAGTTCGCCCTCACGTTCAACGGGAACAAGTGGGGCCACAACGGGCCCTACCTGGTCTCGCGGGTCGTGGCACGGGTGAGCGGGAGGCCCGGATTCAACTTCACAGTCCTGCCTCCGTCAGCATTTTATCCCGTCGACTGGAGCCGGGTCAGGAACCTGTTCCGAGGGCCACGAGGCCAGCTGCACTCGAAGTGGCTCCTTAACAAGTTTAGGCACATAAGCAGGGAGAGTTATGCGGTTCATCTCTGGAACAGGCAGAGCAGGAAGATCAGAATCGAGGAGGGGAGTATAGTGAATCGGATTCTTTCGGCGCATTGCGTCTTCTGCAATAAATCGATCTCCGAGTTGTAG